The following are from one region of the Candidatus Sericytochromatia bacterium genome:
- the miaB gene encoding tRNA (N6-isopentenyl adenosine(37)-C2)-methylthiotransferase MiaB, which translates to MAKKVYIKTYGCQMNQNDTERMLGMLSERGYEASDTALMADLVIVNTCAVREKAEDKLFSLLGELREIKHLKPDAVLAVSGCVAQYMGERMRLRAPHVDLVFGTENIHELPRLLDEVLATRTPMVALRPFSDELPPEMPVLRQGKHSAWVTAIYGCDDRCTYCIVPKVRGDQKSREIADLVREVERVVAEGFGEVVLLGQNINGYGKDLTPKRSLADLIEATAAVPGVKRVRWLTGHPRDLDEDLVRRIAALPNVCDYFHIPIQHGDDDVLRQMARGYTRSKYVAKVEMIRSILPEAGISTDLIVGFPGETEEQFQQTVSIVREMRFAAVNTAAYSPRPGTYAATRQDQVPEEVKDRRLRELNAVVNEVATTVSRAMVGSLQEVFVEGPSSKDPNIYTGRARNNRVVFFEASPQVVGELVQVRITEARTWTIRGELVQQPEEAPRTLATTPR; encoded by the coding sequence ATGGCCAAGAAAGTATACATCAAGACATACGGCTGTCAGATGAATCAGAACGACACCGAGCGCATGCTCGGGATGTTGTCCGAGCGCGGCTATGAGGCCTCGGACACGGCCTTGATGGCGGATCTGGTGATCGTCAATACCTGTGCCGTGCGCGAAAAGGCCGAGGACAAACTGTTCAGCTTGCTCGGTGAGTTGCGGGAGATCAAGCATCTCAAGCCAGACGCGGTGCTGGCCGTCAGTGGCTGCGTGGCGCAGTACATGGGCGAGCGGATGCGTCTCCGGGCCCCTCATGTCGATCTGGTGTTCGGGACGGAGAATATCCACGAATTGCCCCGCTTGCTGGACGAGGTGCTGGCGACGCGGACGCCCATGGTGGCCCTGCGACCCTTCTCGGATGAGTTGCCGCCCGAAATGCCCGTTTTGCGTCAGGGCAAGCACTCGGCCTGGGTCACGGCGATTTATGGATGTGACGATCGCTGCACCTATTGCATCGTGCCGAAGGTGCGTGGCGACCAGAAGAGCCGAGAGATAGCCGATCTGGTCCGTGAGGTCGAACGGGTGGTGGCCGAGGGCTTCGGTGAGGTCGTCCTGCTTGGCCAAAACATCAATGGCTATGGCAAGGACCTGACGCCCAAGCGGTCGCTGGCCGACCTGATCGAGGCCACCGCTGCCGTTCCCGGCGTCAAGCGGGTGCGCTGGCTGACCGGTCACCCGCGTGACCTGGACGAGGATCTGGTGCGACGCATCGCGGCCCTGCCCAACGTTTGCGATTACTTTCACATCCCGATCCAGCACGGGGATGATGACGTGCTCAGGCAGATGGCGCGCGGCTACACCCGGTCCAAGTATGTGGCCAAGGTCGAGATGATCCGCTCCATTCTGCCCGAGGCCGGCATCAGCACCGACCTGATCGTGGGCTTTCCGGGGGAGACCGAGGAGCAGTTCCAGCAGACCGTCTCGATCGTTCGCGAGATGCGCTTCGCCGCGGTCAACACGGCCGCTTACTCCCCTCGTCCAGGCACCTATGCGGCCACCCGGCAGGACCAGGTGCCGGAGGAAGTGAAGGACCGTCGCCTGCGCGAACTCAATGCCGTGGTGAATGAGGTGGCGACCACGGTCAGCCGCGCCATGGTCGGAAGCCTCCAGGAAGTGTTCGTCGAAGGCCCCAGCAGCAAGGACCCGAATATCTACACCGGGCGGGCCCGCAACAATCGCGTGGTCTTCTTCGAGGCCTCGCCGCAGGTGGTGGGTGAGTTGGTGCAGGTTCGCATCACCGAGGCGCGCACCTGGACCATCCGAGGCGAGCTGGTGCAGCAGCCTGAGGAGGCGCCTCGCACCCTCGCGACCACCCCTCGCTGA
- a CDS encoding Nif3-like dinuclear metal center hexameric protein yields MTAAFTIQTVIDVMARMAPPRLAENWDNVGLMVGHPGRPLGGVTVALDPTFEAVQAAIAQGSNLVVTHHPLLFKPPRSLDLRQEPGRTLEALIKADCALYSAHTNLDATTVNHALASRLGLQGRTLLHRNGEMPRYKLGIHVPIAQVSAVCEAAWEAGAGQEGDYHRAVYAWDSEGQFQAGPEAQPAVGSAGQDTRVHERRLEFVVPGDRLDAVRQAVLSAHPFEAPALDVLQLVGGGQAEGFGLVGDLEIATPLAAFAERVKADLGVSAVRYVGEGHRAVRRVAWLGGSGGDYWKEALAAGADVYITGEVRHHAALDALAAGLSFIEVGHVGSEQPVVPVLADLLRDALGGHVPVHALHQVDPFVVV; encoded by the coding sequence ATGACCGCAGCGTTCACGATTCAGACCGTCATCGACGTCATGGCGCGGATGGCCCCGCCCCGCCTCGCCGAAAACTGGGACAACGTGGGCCTCATGGTGGGGCATCCGGGCCGTCCCTTGGGCGGCGTCACGGTGGCCCTGGACCCCACCTTCGAGGCGGTGCAAGCCGCCATTGCCCAAGGGTCCAACCTGGTCGTGACGCATCATCCGCTGCTGTTCAAGCCGCCGCGCAGTCTCGACTTGCGCCAGGAACCGGGACGCACCCTGGAGGCCCTGATCAAAGCAGACTGCGCGTTGTATTCCGCGCATACCAATCTGGATGCGACCACCGTGAACCACGCCCTGGCCTCACGCCTGGGCTTGCAAGGGCGGACCCTGCTCCACCGCAACGGCGAAATGCCGCGCTACAAGCTGGGGATTCATGTGCCCATCGCTCAGGTGAGCGCCGTGTGTGAAGCCGCCTGGGAGGCGGGTGCCGGGCAGGAAGGCGATTATCATCGCGCCGTGTATGCCTGGGATTCCGAGGGCCAATTTCAAGCCGGCCCGGAGGCTCAGCCTGCCGTCGGCTCGGCCGGCCAGGACACGCGGGTTCACGAGCGCCGCCTGGAGTTCGTGGTGCCCGGCGATCGCCTGGACGCCGTGCGCCAGGCCGTGTTGTCCGCCCATCCCTTCGAGGCGCCCGCCCTGGACGTGCTGCAACTGGTGGGAGGGGGCCAAGCGGAGGGGTTCGGCCTGGTCGGCGACCTGGAAATCGCAACTCCGCTGGCGGCCTTTGCCGAGCGGGTGAAGGCGGACCTGGGGGTCTCAGCCGTGCGCTATGTGGGTGAGGGCCATCGAGCCGTCCGCCGGGTGGCCTGGCTGGGTGGCAGCGGCGGCGATTACTGGAAGGAAGCCCTGGCGGCCGGAGCGGACGTTTACATCACGGGTGAAGTTCGCCACCACGCCGCGCTGGACGCGCTTGCCGCAGGCCTGAGCTTCATCGAGGTCGGCCACGTCGGTTCGGAGCAACCGGTCGTTCCCGTGCTCGCGGACCTGTTGAGAGACGCCCTCGGCGGACACGTGCCCGTGCACGCCCTGCATCAGGTCGATCCATTCGTGGTGGTCTGA
- a CDS encoding DUF2252 family protein — translation MSQSSRRRFITRLAVACLALSSLFERPATAIPALAYGRDAAEFLKAYHADLAPTNRLFIARKYALMSDSAIGFFRGSAPLFYRDLSEHPKLKTPIAIRLMGDLHLENASAYRTTNGAFAFDLDDFDEACVGPYSWELARVLVSLRLHLREANLSPAATERLVRRLLKGYLDRLAGYSQSPASLNAPVTAGQVPGPAAEAIAAASRGSRARQLAEWAPAGELKTGKKQRPLDRATHQALAQAVREYAAGRAEGEAFFRVKDAVRRVAGLASLTRQRFLVLVEGPTRRASDDVLLDLKEQRAAAGTPWLPAGHGGSAERVRQAWRYFVPDADALLGTLSMRGVSFLVKEFSPFRGEVEVDELNSEARFGQYVDTVALLVARAHARSGQGTAILQDSGGLDELVKRLSDFTAAYAIQVEADREIWKTYMDP, via the coding sequence GTGTCCCAGTCTTCTCGTCGTCGATTCATCACGCGCCTCGCGGTCGCTTGTCTGGCGCTGTCGAGCTTGTTCGAGCGTCCTGCGACCGCGATTCCGGCGCTGGCTTACGGGCGTGATGCGGCCGAATTTCTGAAGGCCTACCACGCGGACCTGGCCCCAACCAACCGCCTGTTCATCGCCCGCAAGTATGCCCTGATGAGCGACTCCGCGATCGGGTTTTTTCGGGGTTCGGCCCCGCTGTTTTACCGGGACCTCTCGGAGCATCCGAAGCTGAAGACCCCGATCGCGATTCGCCTGATGGGGGATTTGCATCTCGAGAACGCGTCGGCCTACCGCACGACCAACGGGGCCTTCGCCTTTGATCTGGACGACTTCGATGAGGCCTGCGTGGGCCCCTACAGCTGGGAATTGGCCCGCGTGCTGGTCAGTCTGCGGTTGCACCTGCGGGAGGCGAATCTCTCCCCGGCCGCCACCGAGCGCCTGGTCCGCCGTTTGCTGAAGGGCTATCTGGACCGGCTCGCGGGGTATTCACAGTCTCCCGCCTCCCTCAACGCTCCGGTCACGGCGGGCCAGGTGCCGGGGCCCGCCGCCGAGGCGATCGCCGCCGCTTCGCGTGGCTCGCGTGCCAGGCAGCTGGCAGAGTGGGCCCCCGCGGGCGAATTGAAGACCGGCAAAAAGCAGCGCCCGCTCGACCGGGCCACCCACCAGGCCCTCGCGCAGGCTGTGCGAGAATATGCGGCCGGGCGAGCCGAAGGGGAGGCCTTCTTTCGCGTCAAGGATGCCGTGCGCCGAGTGGCTGGACTGGCCAGCCTGACCCGGCAACGCTTCCTGGTGCTCGTAGAGGGGCCGACCCGGCGCGCGTCCGACGACGTGCTGCTGGACCTCAAGGAGCAACGCGCCGCCGCCGGGACACCCTGGTTGCCCGCCGGGCACGGTGGCTCGGCTGAGCGCGTCCGGCAAGCCTGGCGCTACTTCGTGCCGGATGCCGATGCCTTGCTGGGCACGCTCTCGATGCGGGGGGTGAGCTTTCTCGTCAAGGAATTCAGCCCCTTTCGTGGGGAGGTGGAGGTGGACGAGCTGAACAGCGAGGCCCGCTTCGGCCAGTATGTCGACACGGTGGCACTGCTGGTGGCGCGAGCGCACGCGCGTTCGGGCCAGGGTACGGCGATCTTGCAAGATTCGGGCGGCCTGGATGAACTGGTGAAGCGGCTTTCGGATTTCACCGCCGCTTACGCCATACAGGTGGAGGCGGATCGCGAGATCTGGAAGACGTACATGGACCCCTGA
- a CDS encoding replication-associated recombination protein A has protein sequence MSQDLPLPLFPADGGPGAPLAHRMRPRTPAEFVGQGHLLGQGRLLERVVAARRLPSLLLWGPPGSGKTTLARLIAAERRSHLVTFSAVTQGVPELRRILTDAEARQRQGVETLLFVDEIHRFHKGQQDTFLPFVEQGSVVLLGATTENPSFELNAALLSRVRVLPLQALDEAAMTRIVRRALTDRERGLGRPEGDLTADALALLVELAAGDARAALNGLEDAAHLLAGGEGGGSTIDVAQVAEAMQRGAAFDRAGEHHYDTVSALIKSLRGSDPDAALLWLARMLNRGDDPVFVARRLVIFASEDIGNADPQALSLAVSAAQAVQLLGLPEAQYPLWQATLYLALAPKSNSVKRAGQASLAYEAAHPGLRVPLHLRNAPTRLLARLGNAEGYQDPHLGEGGWVAQDYWPLEAEPQTFYTPCPRGFEAQHEVRLNALRAGRSPDAPPPQGSLTS, from the coding sequence ATGAGCCAGGACCTTCCGCTGCCGCTTTTTCCGGCCGACGGGGGCCCAGGTGCCCCCTTGGCCCACCGCATGCGCCCGCGCACGCCGGCCGAATTCGTGGGCCAGGGCCATCTGCTGGGACAGGGGCGCCTGCTCGAGCGGGTCGTCGCCGCCCGCCGCCTTCCCAGTCTGCTCCTGTGGGGCCCTCCGGGGTCGGGGAAAACGACCCTGGCACGCCTGATTGCCGCCGAGCGACGCTCCCACCTGGTCACCTTCAGTGCCGTGACGCAGGGGGTGCCCGAGCTTCGACGAATTCTGACCGATGCAGAGGCGCGCCAACGCCAGGGAGTGGAGACGCTGCTCTTCGTCGACGAAATCCATCGTTTCCATAAGGGCCAGCAGGACACCTTCCTTCCGTTCGTGGAGCAAGGCTCGGTGGTGCTGCTCGGGGCGACCACCGAGAACCCGAGTTTCGAGCTGAATGCCGCCTTGCTGTCCCGGGTACGCGTGCTGCCCCTGCAGGCCCTCGACGAGGCGGCCATGACGCGCATCGTGCGGCGGGCGCTGACCGACCGCGAACGCGGCCTCGGAAGGCCCGAGGGAGACCTGACGGCGGATGCACTCGCGCTCCTGGTGGAGCTGGCGGCCGGCGACGCGCGGGCGGCCCTGAATGGCCTGGAGGACGCGGCCCATCTGCTGGCCGGCGGGGAAGGGGGCGGGTCCACTATCGACGTGGCCCAGGTGGCGGAGGCGATGCAGCGCGGCGCCGCCTTCGACAGGGCCGGTGAGCACCACTATGACACGGTTTCAGCGTTGATCAAAAGCCTGCGCGGCAGCGATCCGGATGCCGCCTTGCTCTGGTTGGCCCGCATGCTCAATCGAGGTGACGACCCGGTCTTCGTGGCGCGCAGGCTGGTGATCTTCGCCAGTGAAGACATTGGCAATGCGGACCCCCAGGCCCTCTCGTTGGCCGTCTCGGCCGCCCAGGCCGTTCAGTTGCTGGGCTTGCCGGAAGCCCAGTATCCCCTCTGGCAGGCCACGCTGTATCTGGCCCTTGCGCCCAAGAGCAACAGCGTCAAGCGGGCTGGCCAGGCCTCTCTCGCCTATGAAGCGGCCCACCCCGGGTTGCGCGTGCCGCTTCACCTGCGCAACGCGCCGACCCGCCTGCTGGCCCGCCTGGGGAATGCGGAGGGGTACCAGGACCCTCACCTTGGCGAGGGAGGCTGGGTGGCGCAGGACTACTGGCCGCTGGAAGCCGAACCCCAGACCTTCTATACGCCCTGCCCGCGGGGTTTCGAGGCACAACACGAGGTGCGGCTGAACGCGCTGCGCGCAGGGCGATCGCCCGATGCCCCCCCTCCGCAAGGGAGTTTGACGTCGTGA
- the mutY gene encoding A/G-specific adenine glycosylase yields MNHPAALARDLLAWYADTARELPWRGLSDPYAIWISEIMLQQTQVKTVIPYFQRWMTLFPGVQDLADASEAQVLKAWEGLGYYSRARHLHAAARIIRDHHGGVFPRTWEAVRGLPGIGDYTAGAILSIAHGLAFPAVDGNALRVVSRLALLREDIAKPTARRQVTAWVTRLLEEVTNPGDLNQAIFDLGATCCTPHSPNCQGCPLARHCRAWAAGEAESLPLKSGGRPPKDLVLASALIQDNRQVLLQRRASPGIWGGLWAPPTIEWPEVDPSRLAESYSQAERLFHVAGWPLELGSLLTVIPHTLTHRRLTIAVFEARLKGAGPEDLPSAWVPADQEHELGMPVPFQRLFRLLDAGPLFRSGHGGPHAPPVRLI; encoded by the coding sequence GTGAACCATCCTGCTGCGCTGGCCAGGGATCTGCTGGCCTGGTACGCCGACACCGCGCGCGAGCTTCCCTGGCGTGGTCTGAGCGATCCCTACGCCATCTGGATCTCGGAAATCATGCTCCAGCAGACCCAGGTCAAGACGGTCATTCCCTACTTTCAACGCTGGATGACTCTCTTCCCGGGCGTGCAGGACCTGGCCGACGCCAGCGAGGCGCAAGTGCTGAAGGCCTGGGAGGGGCTGGGGTATTATTCGCGGGCGCGCCACCTGCACGCGGCCGCCCGCATCATCCGGGACCACCACGGCGGGGTGTTTCCGCGCACCTGGGAAGCCGTGCGCGGCCTGCCGGGCATCGGCGATTACACGGCCGGCGCCATCCTGAGCATCGCCCATGGGCTGGCGTTTCCGGCCGTGGATGGCAATGCGCTGCGCGTCGTCAGTCGGTTGGCGTTGCTCAGGGAGGACATCGCGAAGCCGACCGCGAGAAGGCAGGTCACAGCCTGGGTCACCCGGCTGCTGGAGGAGGTAACGAACCCAGGCGACCTCAATCAGGCCATCTTCGACCTGGGGGCAACGTGCTGCACCCCGCATTCTCCCAACTGCCAGGGTTGCCCGCTGGCGCGCCACTGCAGGGCCTGGGCGGCAGGCGAGGCGGAATCCCTACCGCTGAAATCTGGGGGACGCCCCCCGAAGGATCTGGTCCTTGCCTCGGCCCTGATTCAAGACAACCGCCAGGTGCTGCTGCAGCGTCGAGCCTCCCCCGGCATCTGGGGGGGGCTGTGGGCGCCGCCCACGATCGAGTGGCCGGAGGTTGACCCGAGCCGCCTGGCTGAATCGTACTCGCAAGCCGAAAGGCTCTTTCACGTGGCAGGCTGGCCACTTGAGCTGGGTTCGCTGCTGACCGTCATCCCTCACACCCTGACCCATCGCCGGCTGACGATCGCGGTCTTCGAAGCCCGGTTGAAAGGGGCTGGCCCGGAGGATCTGCCGAGCGCTTGGGTCCCGGCCGATCAGGAGCATGAACTGGGCATGCCGGTGCCCTTCCAGCGGCTCTTTCGATTACTGGATGCCGGCCCTCTGTTCCGCAGCGGCCACGGTGGTCCCCACGCGCCTCCCGTTCGGCTCATTTGA
- a CDS encoding nitronate monooxygenase: protein MRTAITDLFGISYPIVQAGMVWCSGSRLAAAASNAGALGLVGGGSMRPDTFREHLRAMPARTNLPWGVNIPIFHKYAADQIAIALEEGVRIVFTSAGNPKTYTPLLKQAGVTVVHVVATGAQARKSQDAGCDAVVAEGFEAGGHNGPDELTTMVLTRLAVQAVSIPVIAAGGVADGFQMCAALALGAAGVQLGSRFAVTQESSAHAAYKQAVCAATENATVLGLKAIGPARYLKNEFARAVQAAEANGAPPAELQALLGSGRARRGIFEGELDQGELEVGQVAGLIADVPTAAEVVARLLSEYAEARGRLP, encoded by the coding sequence ATGCGCACGGCCATCACGGACCTCTTCGGCATTTCCTACCCCATTGTTCAAGCGGGCATGGTCTGGTGCTCTGGCAGTCGCCTGGCTGCGGCCGCCTCGAATGCAGGGGCCTTGGGCCTGGTCGGCGGCGGCTCGATGCGGCCGGACACCTTCCGCGAGCATTTGCGCGCGATGCCCGCCCGGACGAACCTGCCGTGGGGGGTGAACATTCCGATCTTTCACAAGTACGCAGCGGATCAGATCGCGATCGCGCTGGAGGAAGGTGTTCGGATCGTCTTCACATCAGCCGGCAATCCCAAGACCTACACGCCCCTGCTCAAACAAGCCGGTGTGACGGTGGTTCACGTGGTGGCCACCGGGGCCCAGGCGCGCAAAAGCCAGGACGCCGGTTGTGATGCCGTCGTGGCGGAGGGCTTCGAGGCGGGCGGTCACAATGGTCCAGATGAGCTGACCACGATGGTGCTGACGCGCTTGGCGGTCCAGGCCGTGAGCATCCCGGTGATTGCGGCCGGTGGCGTGGCCGATGGCTTTCAAATGTGTGCGGCGCTGGCGCTCGGGGCGGCCGGGGTTCAGCTGGGGAGTCGGTTTGCCGTCACGCAGGAGTCGTCGGCCCATGCGGCCTACAAGCAAGCGGTCTGCGCGGCCACCGAAAACGCCACCGTGCTGGGATTGAAGGCGATCGGTCCGGCTCGTTATTTAAAAAACGAGTTTGCCCGGGCCGTGCAGGCGGCGGAGGCGAACGGTGCACCGCCCGCCGAATTGCAGGCCTTACTGGGCTCCGGGCGGGCCCGGCGAGGTATCTTCGAGGGGGAACTCGACCAGGGCGAATTGGAGGTTGGGCAGGTGGCTGGTCTGATCGCGGATGTCCCGACGGCCGCCGAGGTGGTCGCCCGACTGCTCAGCGAATATGCCGAGGCGCGTGGCCGCTTGCCCTGA
- a CDS encoding YkgJ family cysteine cluster protein, which translates to MRYLFRRQAVPSTAPEGGFDQALADEQAVDPAPLAEAMQVVSERLPAADHFAGSEDPRDLYHLLDVLADGVKASFPQSLCRAGCGSCCYYPVALFTITHTEWQVIARHLENHWDEAQREALVQRYRSRFTGLWRWVFGWAQRSFTALLLSAPLIERARIACPFLVEERCSIYPVRPYPCRTFGHFAVRTWLTAPRIYACDVQGQRLAQGLFGEGPRLQLPVLNPISRRIRLLCQGPKLSLPVWLGIWIWRQERRKRSGGSIAAQEPAETQARKASP; encoded by the coding sequence GTGCGATACCTCTTTCGCCGCCAGGCCGTACCCTCGACAGCGCCGGAGGGAGGTTTTGACCAGGCCCTGGCCGATGAGCAGGCGGTTGACCCAGCCCCCTTGGCCGAAGCCATGCAGGTGGTCAGCGAGCGTCTCCCCGCCGCTGACCACTTCGCCGGCAGCGAAGATCCGCGCGATCTCTATCACCTGCTGGACGTCCTGGCCGATGGCGTCAAGGCGAGTTTCCCGCAAAGCCTGTGCCGTGCGGGATGTGGCAGTTGCTGCTACTATCCCGTCGCGCTCTTCACCATCACCCACACCGAATGGCAGGTGATCGCGCGACACCTGGAGAATCACTGGGATGAGGCCCAGCGCGAGGCCCTGGTCCAGCGCTATCGGAGCCGTTTCACGGGGCTGTGGCGTTGGGTCTTCGGCTGGGCCCAGCGTAGCTTCACGGCCTTGCTGCTGTCTGCCCCCCTGATCGAGCGGGCCCGCATCGCCTGCCCCTTTCTGGTGGAGGAACGCTGCAGCATTTATCCGGTTCGCCCTTATCCCTGCCGCACGTTCGGCCATTTTGCCGTGCGCACCTGGCTCACGGCTCCACGCATCTACGCCTGTGACGTGCAAGGTCAGCGACTCGCGCAGGGCCTGTTCGGCGAAGGGCCTCGCTTGCAACTGCCCGTGCTGAACCCGATCTCCCGGCGCATCCGTCTACTGTGCCAGGGCCCCAAGCTGTCCCTGCCGGTCTGGCTGGGCATCTGGATCTGGCGACAGGAACGGCGGAAACGTTCAGGCGGCTCCATCGCTGCCCAGGAGCCTGCGGAGACTCAGGCGCGCAAAGCGTCGCCCTGA
- a CDS encoding glycosyltransferase family 4 protein, with the protein MPETEPSPTILLLDHTGELGGAERVLLELTEDAASAGFRTLVACSGGALRTRLIAQGTETWELRLGEALRTVSREVWRQSPWRVLWQARELGLEAWRLAARAREAQVTLIQTNTLKAHILGALVARLAGLPLVWHMHDMPSSRGDTRRLLQVAALIRRPRGILAVSQAAASDLPLDLQSLVRVVHNGIDLSAFDAAAAQSRPCEAWPEAPARVVGAVSWLIPWKGLDVLITAFASLSPRHPDLRLVIVGDTIFQWREERQRLEHLARALGLTERVVFLGAREDVPSLLRRMDLFVHPSRFEPFGRVLLEAMAAERAVVACAAGGVPEVVAADVSGLLVPPGEAEPLAAAIETLLADPQRAAQLGRAGRLRAAQHFSLASTRQAVYAAWRSWCKDQA; encoded by the coding sequence TTGCCGGAAACTGAACCCTCACCCACCATTCTCTTGCTGGATCACACGGGGGAACTCGGGGGCGCTGAACGGGTGCTGCTCGAACTGACCGAGGACGCGGCCTCAGCAGGATTTCGCACCTTGGTGGCCTGTTCGGGGGGGGCCTTGCGCACGCGCCTGATCGCTCAGGGCACCGAAACCTGGGAGCTGCGCCTCGGGGAGGCCCTGCGCACCGTCTCGCGCGAGGTCTGGCGGCAGTCGCCCTGGCGGGTGCTCTGGCAGGCTCGGGAACTGGGGCTGGAGGCCTGGCGCCTGGCGGCTCGCGCGCGAGAGGCCCAGGTGACCCTGATCCAGACCAACACCTTGAAGGCTCACATCCTGGGCGCGCTGGTCGCTCGCCTGGCGGGGCTGCCCCTGGTCTGGCACATGCACGACATGCCGAGTTCCCGGGGGGACACGCGCCGCCTGCTCCAGGTCGCCGCCTTGATTCGCCGGCCACGGGGAATTCTGGCCGTGTCCCAGGCCGCCGCGAGCGACTTGCCCCTCGATCTTCAATCCCTGGTGCGGGTCGTTCACAACGGCATCGACCTGTCGGCTTTCGACGCGGCCGCAGCCCAGTCCCGGCCTTGCGAGGCGTGGCCGGAAGCGCCCGCGCGGGTGGTGGGGGCGGTCTCCTGGCTGATTCCCTGGAAAGGTCTGGACGTCCTGATCACGGCCTTCGCCAGCCTCTCGCCCCGGCATCCTGACCTGCGACTGGTGATCGTGGGCGATACGATCTTCCAGTGGCGCGAGGAACGCCAGCGGTTGGAACACCTGGCCCGGGCCCTGGGGCTCACGGAGCGCGTGGTGTTTCTGGGCGCGCGGGAGGATGTGCCGAGTTTGCTTCGGCGGATGGACCTGTTCGTCCATCCTTCCCGTTTCGAACCCTTCGGACGGGTCTTGCTCGAGGCCATGGCCGCTGAACGGGCCGTGGTGGCCTGCGCGGCCGGCGGGGTTCCCGAGGTCGTGGCGGCAGACGTCAGCGGCTTGCTCGTGCCCCCCGGCGAAGCGGAGCCGCTGGCTGCAGCCATTGAAACGCTTCTGGCGGATCCTCAGCGGGCCGCGCAGTTGGGGCGGGCTGGCCGCCTCCGCGCCGCGCAGCACTTCTCGCTGGCCAGCACGCGGCAGGCCGTGTATGCGGCCTGGCGCAGCTGGTGCAAGGACCAGGCGTAG
- a CDS encoding glycosyltransferase family 4 protein — translation MRILMVGHEWFSDHAGGGGRYLHAAASGLAARGHAVTVLVPRQGTGLPEEMPQPGLRLLRAELGERASTWWRGLLRVLPGLVERFGPFDVVHSHFAAMGLVPLWHPCLKSTRRIGQFQGPWAIESRWAGHSPLSCGLRWAIERLAYARCHRHVVLSRAFAELLAATYGVDPARIEVVPAGVDTDRFKPADDRAALRAQLGVAHQRVCLATRRLVQRMGLDVLLRAWSQVAPQHSQARLVLAGEGPLRGELEALTDRLGLRAQVTFLGRIADDELVAWNQAADLAVLPTRDLEGFGLATVEALACGTPVIGTQASATPEILGPLDAGLLVPPADVDAMASRLGAWLEGRAPGPSREACRNHVLAHYTWPRAIDRLERILAGN, via the coding sequence ATGCGCATCCTGATGGTGGGGCACGAATGGTTCAGCGATCACGCGGGCGGCGGGGGGCGGTACCTCCACGCGGCCGCCTCCGGTTTGGCCGCCAGGGGGCACGCCGTGACGGTTCTGGTGCCGCGCCAGGGAACCGGGCTGCCGGAGGAGATGCCCCAGCCTGGACTGCGCCTGCTCAGAGCTGAGCTTGGCGAGCGGGCGTCGACCTGGTGGCGCGGGCTCCTGCGGGTCTTACCCGGCCTGGTGGAGCGCTTCGGTCCTTTCGATGTGGTTCACAGCCACTTTGCCGCCATGGGGCTGGTTCCCCTGTGGCATCCTTGCCTGAAGTCCACGCGCCGAATCGGCCAATTCCAGGGGCCGTGGGCGATCGAAAGCCGCTGGGCGGGCCATTCCCCCTTGAGCTGCGGCTTGCGCTGGGCGATCGAGCGCCTCGCCTATGCTCGCTGTCACCGCCATGTGGTTCTCTCGCGGGCGTTTGCAGAGTTACTGGCAGCCACTTACGGGGTGGACCCGGCGCGCATCGAGGTGGTCCCGGCCGGGGTCGACACCGACCGCTTCAAGCCGGCAGATGACCGCGCCGCGCTGCGGGCCCAGCTCGGCGTGGCGCATCAGCGGGTCTGTCTGGCCACGCGGCGGCTGGTGCAACGGATGGGCCTCGATGTGCTGCTGCGGGCCTGGAGCCAGGTCGCTCCGCAGCATTCCCAGGCGCGGCTGGTGCTGGCCGGGGAAGGGCCCTTGCGAGGGGAGCTGGAAGCCCTCACGGACCGTCTGGGCTTGCGCGCCCAGGTGACCTTCCTCGGGCGGATCGCAGACGATGAGCTGGTGGCCTGGAATCAGGCGGCCGATCTGGCCGTCCTCCCCACCCGCGACCTCGAAGGGTTCGGTCTGGCCACCGTGGAGGCACTGGCTTGCGGCACTCCCGTGATCGGGACTCAGGCCAGCGCCACGCCGGAAATCTTGGGGCCCCTGGACGCTGGGCTGTTGGTGCCGCCCGCGGATGTCGATGCCATGGCCAGCCGTCTGGGCGCCTGGCTGGAGGGTCGGGCGCCCGGGCCCTCGCGCGAGGCCTGCCGGAACCACGTGCTGGCCCATTACACCTGGCCTCGGGCCATCGATCGCCTGGAGCGGATCCTTGCCGGAAACTGA